Proteins co-encoded in one Medicago truncatula cultivar Jemalong A17 chromosome 8, MtrunA17r5.0-ANR, whole genome shotgun sequence genomic window:
- the LOC11421238 gene encoding RCC1 domain-containing protein DDB_G0279253 has product MGNCVFKGFHHGDFEETMVRIVTSNGGIMELYSPITVECITNEFPHHGIFKNNRNTLSKPLSKNEELQAGEIYYLLPLKNIVKQFGETFETLTPYRMSTCDKNSNNNNNNNNSWSEHEVFPRYNSSGVWKVKLVISPEKLSEILSQESRTEALIESVRTVAKCGNGVPSSSSVANSDQWSVSSSFKGSTLIDKFNLESSSSN; this is encoded by the coding sequence ATGGGTAATTGCGTATTCAAAGGCTTTCATCATggagattttgaagaaacaatGGTAAGAATTGTAACATCAAATGGAGGCATCATGGAACTTTATTCTCCCATAACGGTTGAATGCATAACCAACGAGTTTCCACACCATggaattttcaaaaacaaccgTAACACACTCTCTAAACCACTCTCAAAAAACGAAGAACTTCAAGCTGGTGAAATTTACTACCTTCTCCCTCTCAAAAATATTGTCAAACAATTTGGTGAAACATTCGAAACGTTAACTCCGTATCGAATGTCCACATGTGACAAgaatagcaacaacaataacaataataacaatagtTGGTCGGAACATGAAGTGTTTCCGAGGTACAATAGTAGTGGAGTGTGGAAGGTGAAATTGGTGATAAGTCCAGAGAAGTTGTCGGAGATTTTGTCGCAAGAGTCGAGGACGGAGGCCTTGATAGAAAGTGTAAGAACGGTGGCTAAGTGCGGTAACGGGGTGCCTTCGTCGTCGTCGGTGGCAAACTCCGATCAATGGAGTGTTTCAAGTAGTTTTAAAGGTTCTACGTTAATTGACAAATTTAATTTAGAGTCTTCAAGTTCAAATTAG